The Sporocytophaga myxococcoides genome contains a region encoding:
- a CDS encoding glycosyltransferase family 2 protein: MKKLSIIIVNYNVCYFLEQTLISVKKALTGIDGEVWIVDNNSADNSVEMVKDKFPEFNLIENKVNYGFSKANNQAIRQANGEYILLLNPDTVVEENTFEKCISFLDSHPDGGGLGVKMLDGRGNFLPESKRGFPTPWIAFYKMFGLSFLFPKSKKFGKYHLTYLDKDKIHEVEVLSGAFMIIRKSVLDKIGLLDEDYFMYGEDIDLSYRILKGGYKNYYYPETRIIHYKGESTKKTSINYVFIFYKAMIIFAQKHFPDNKAGTFSFLIKIAIYLRAFLSISSRFIQKCSIPFAEASLIYTGMYLLKSYWENNHKYVRMPYPPVYMELIVPIYIGIWLISIYFFGGYRKLFQPRKIIQGALIGTLIISAVSNFFDDYRFSKALIVLGGILTIACSFLIRLVINFIKSKKLLSDENSNKKVLIAGREEECLRVIRTLNTQDYNLEILGFVSPEKRTNKDYWLGNIDRLEEICLLYKPHEIIFCSKGLDTSQIIEWMLAHGEDIPEYKIVPDESNFVIGSNSSNAPGSFYTLDIKLNKTDDEKAKTKRIFDTLIALFFLISFPLLIFLVKNPGKFLRNIFNVMSGKISWVGLENNSNKDVHQVKNGIINPITGISSESLDEETVKRLNYLYSKEYTPMNDIQLIFRSIRNLGT, from the coding sequence TTGAAAAAACTTTCCATCATTATCGTCAACTATAATGTCTGCTATTTTTTAGAACAGACTTTGATAAGCGTTAAAAAGGCACTTACCGGAATAGACGGTGAAGTTTGGATTGTTGACAATAACTCCGCAGACAACTCTGTCGAGATGGTTAAAGATAAATTTCCCGAATTCAATCTAATTGAAAATAAGGTTAATTACGGTTTTTCAAAGGCCAACAATCAAGCTATCAGACAAGCTAATGGAGAATATATTTTATTGCTCAATCCTGATACTGTTGTTGAGGAAAATACATTTGAAAAATGTATTTCTTTTCTGGACAGTCATCCTGATGGCGGTGGTTTGGGAGTAAAAATGCTGGATGGTAGAGGTAATTTTCTTCCTGAATCAAAAAGGGGATTCCCAACTCCATGGATAGCATTTTACAAAATGTTCGGCTTATCTTTTCTTTTTCCTAAATCTAAAAAGTTTGGCAAGTACCACCTCACTTATTTAGATAAAGATAAAATCCATGAAGTAGAGGTTCTCAGCGGGGCTTTTATGATCATTCGCAAATCTGTACTTGACAAAATCGGGTTACTGGATGAGGATTATTTCATGTATGGAGAAGATATCGACCTCTCTTACAGGATTCTTAAAGGCGGTTATAAAAATTATTATTATCCGGAAACAAGGATTATCCACTATAAAGGAGAAAGCACAAAAAAAACCAGTATTAACTATGTGTTTATCTTTTATAAGGCCATGATAATCTTTGCCCAAAAACATTTTCCAGACAACAAGGCAGGTACATTTTCCTTCTTAATTAAAATTGCCATTTACCTTAGAGCATTTTTATCTATATCATCAAGATTTATACAAAAATGTTCCATTCCTTTTGCTGAAGCTTCATTAATATATACCGGTATGTATTTACTAAAATCATATTGGGAAAATAATCACAAATATGTTCGTATGCCATATCCTCCTGTATATATGGAGCTTATAGTACCAATATATATCGGAATATGGTTAATTAGCATATATTTCTTCGGTGGCTATCGCAAACTTTTTCAACCAAGAAAAATAATCCAAGGAGCTTTAATTGGAACATTAATTATTTCAGCTGTAAGTAACTTTTTTGATGATTATCGATTTTCAAAAGCTCTGATTGTACTAGGTGGAATACTTACAATCGCTTGTAGTTTCTTAATCCGATTAGTTATTAACTTTATTAAATCAAAGAAACTGCTCTCTGACGAAAACTCTAATAAAAAAGTACTTATCGCAGGACGAGAAGAAGAATGTTTGCGCGTAATCAGAACATTAAATACCCAGGATTATAATCTTGAAATTCTTGGCTTTGTAAGCCCTGAAAAAAGAACAAATAAAGATTACTGGCTTGGCAATATTGATAGATTAGAGGAAATATGTCTGTTATACAAACCTCATGAAATCATTTTCTGTTCCAAGGGACTTGACACATCACAGATTATTGAATGGATGCTTGCTCATGGGGAAGATATACCAGAATATAAAATTGTACCGGATGAAAGTAACTTTGTCATAGGAAGTAACTCATCAAATGCCCCAGGTTCATTTTATACTCTCGATATCAAGCTTAATAAAACTGACGACGAAAAGGCAAAAACTAAAAGAATATTTGACACTTTAATAGCACTTTTCTTTTTAATATCTTTTCCACTTCTGATTTTTCTGGTAAAAAATCCTGGAAAATTTTTAAGAAACATCTTTAATGTTATGAGTGGAAAGATTTCTTGGGTTGGACTTGAAAATAATTCTAATAAAGACGTTCATCAGGTAAAAAATGGCATAATTAACCCTATTACAGGAATTTCCAGCGAATCCCTTGATGAAGAGACTGTTAAAAGGCTTAACTACCTATACTCCAAGGAATATACCCCGATGAACGATATACAGCTTATTTTCAGATCTATCAGAAATCTGGGAACTTAG
- the recR gene encoding recombination mediator RecR: MIYPSKLIEDAVNEVSKLPGIGKKTAFRLVLHLLKEQSTATESLSSALLSLRKNITYCKECHNIADDHLCNICNNPRRDPSILCIVEDTRDVMAIENTHQYNGIYHVLGGIISPLQGIGPSDLKIDALTRRIPGSTIKEVILALSPTMEGDTTAFYITKKIKDFNVKISTISRGIPVGGELEYTDEITLGRSITARTTYEH; the protein is encoded by the coding sequence ATGATATACCCCTCAAAGCTGATTGAAGACGCCGTTAATGAAGTCTCAAAATTACCCGGCATTGGAAAAAAAACAGCATTCAGGCTGGTATTGCATTTATTAAAAGAACAAAGCACTGCTACCGAATCACTTAGCTCAGCTTTATTGAGTCTGAGGAAAAACATTACTTATTGTAAAGAATGCCATAATATTGCAGATGATCATCTGTGTAATATCTGCAATAATCCAAGAAGAGACCCATCCATCCTGTGTATTGTTGAAGATACCAGAGATGTTATGGCTATAGAAAATACTCATCAATATAATGGTATTTATCATGTACTCGGAGGGATAATTTCCCCACTTCAGGGTATAGGTCCCAGTGACTTAAAAATTGATGCTTTAACTCGCAGAATACCAGGATCGACAATCAAAGAAGTGATATTAGCTCTTAGTCCGACTATGGAAGGTGACACTACCGCTTTTTATATCACAAAAAAAATTAAGGATTTTAATGTGAAAATAAGTACCATTTCAAGGGGAATTCCCGTTGGAGGAGAATTAGAGTACACCGATGAAATAACTCTTGGAAGAAGTATTACAGCACGAACAACGTACGAACATTAA
- a CDS encoding ATP-dependent Clp protease adaptor ClpS, with protein sequence MRPFHEEEIEVLELEKTSENFDLVVFNDDVNTFDHVINTLIEICEHSSEQAEQCTLIIHYKGQCTVKSGNFEKLIPMRQAICNRGISAEIL encoded by the coding sequence ATGCGTCCGTTTCACGAAGAAGAAATTGAAGTTCTAGAGCTTGAAAAAACTTCAGAAAATTTTGATTTGGTTGTTTTTAATGATGATGTGAATACTTTTGATCATGTCATTAATACCCTGATCGAAATATGTGAACACTCCTCAGAGCAAGCGGAACAATGCACTCTCATTATTCACTACAAGGGCCAATGCACAGTAAAATCAGGGAATTTTGAAAAGCTCATACCAATGAGACAAGCTATCTGCAATAGAGGCATTTCTGCAGAAATACTTTAG
- a CDS encoding sodium:solute symporter: protein MSPSLIITIIAVYFSALLVIAYFTGKNADTKTFFTADRKSPWFLVAFGMIGTSISGVTFISVPGAVGLVNQAGELKAFSYFQIILGHLVGYFIIATVLMPLYYRLNLISIYTYLEQRFGFWAYKTGSFFFLLSRTIGSSLRLFLAAMVLQLFLFDKLNVPFFLTVLITIVLIWIYTFKGGVKTIIWTDSFQTLFLVGAVGISLVLISQRLGLSVPKMFTMIQSTDYSKVFFFDDIKSEKYFFKQFIAGIFIAVAMTGLDQDLMQKNLTCKNIKEAQKNMFSFSIIMAIVNYMFLMLGALLYIYSTQKGILLPAGADKAYPFLAMNEFGTLAAVFFLLGIIASSYASSDSALAALTTSFCIDFLDFKNKPENVKAKQKTIVHVGFSLAFLIIILIFKELKQTSVIDAVLSAASYTYGPLLGLFSFGILTKRKVKDTLVPLICVLSPFITLLISYNSDTLLWGYRFSFETLILNGLICFLGLYLISYPLKEEEKVFV, encoded by the coding sequence ATGTCTCCTTCTCTGATTATCACTATTATAGCAGTCTATTTCAGCGCATTATTGGTAATTGCTTATTTTACAGGCAAAAATGCGGACACGAAAACTTTTTTTACTGCGGATCGAAAATCGCCATGGTTTTTAGTGGCGTTCGGAATGATAGGAACATCAATCAGCGGGGTTACGTTCATTTCTGTTCCTGGTGCTGTCGGTCTGGTTAACCAAGCAGGAGAATTGAAAGCATTTTCTTACTTTCAGATTATTCTTGGTCACCTGGTCGGATACTTTATCATTGCTACTGTCTTAATGCCACTGTACTATCGTCTCAATCTTATAAGTATTTATACCTATCTTGAGCAAAGATTCGGTTTTTGGGCATACAAGACAGGATCTTTTTTCTTTTTACTTTCTCGGACAATAGGATCGTCATTAAGGCTGTTCCTGGCCGCTATGGTATTGCAGTTATTTTTATTTGATAAACTCAATGTGCCGTTTTTTTTGACTGTACTTATCACTATCGTTCTTATCTGGATTTACACTTTTAAGGGAGGTGTAAAAACCATTATCTGGACTGATAGCTTCCAGACTCTATTCCTGGTAGGAGCAGTCGGAATCAGCTTAGTGCTGATTTCCCAGCGCTTAGGTTTATCGGTACCTAAAATGTTTACAATGATCCAAAGCACAGATTATTCTAAGGTCTTCTTTTTTGATGATATTAAAAGTGAAAAATATTTCTTCAAACAGTTCATTGCAGGAATTTTTATTGCCGTTGCAATGACTGGTCTTGATCAGGATCTGATGCAGAAAAACCTGACTTGTAAAAACATAAAAGAGGCTCAGAAAAATATGTTTTCTTTTTCTATTATTATGGCCATTGTTAACTACATGTTTCTGATGCTAGGAGCTTTGCTTTATATCTATTCTACACAAAAAGGAATTTTACTTCCTGCAGGGGCCGATAAAGCATATCCTTTTCTGGCAATGAATGAATTTGGTACCTTGGCTGCGGTCTTTTTCCTGCTTGGTATAATTGCGTCATCTTATGCCAGTTCAGACTCTGCATTAGCTGCTTTAACAACATCCTTTTGTATAGATTTCCTTGATTTTAAAAATAAGCCGGAAAATGTTAAAGCAAAGCAGAAAACTATTGTTCATGTGGGATTTTCACTGGCATTTTTGATTATTATTTTGATTTTTAAGGAATTAAAACAAACTTCTGTAATTGATGCAGTATTGTCTGCAGCCAGTTATACATATGGACCCCTATTAGGTTTATTCAGCTTTGGAATATTGACCAAAAGAAAGGTAAAAGATACTTTGGTCCCTCTTATTTGTGTTCTAAGTCCTTTCATTACTCTGCTTATAAGTTACAATTCCGATACTTTGTTATGGGGGTATAGATTCTCGTTTGAAACTCTGATTTTGAATGGACTTATCTGTTTCCTTGGCTTATATCTTATTTCATATCCTTTAAAAGAGGAGGAAAAAGTATTCGTGTAA
- a CDS encoding MGMT family protein, producing MLPESFFENVYEVVKLIPKGKVTSYGAIAKYLGIKSGARMVGWALNASLIHNNIPAHRVVNRSGLLTGKMHFSPPTLMQEKLEMEGIQVIDDKIKDFEAVFWDPSIEMP from the coding sequence ATGCTACCTGAATCTTTCTTTGAAAATGTCTATGAGGTTGTGAAGCTTATACCTAAAGGAAAAGTGACTTCCTATGGAGCAATTGCAAAGTACCTTGGTATAAAATCAGGTGCCAGAATGGTGGGATGGGCCTTAAATGCCTCACTCATTCATAATAATATTCCGGCACATCGTGTTGTAAATAGGTCCGGTTTACTTACTGGAAAAATGCACTTCTCCCCTCCTACATTAATGCAGGAAAAACTTGAGATGGAGGGAATTCAAGTTATCGATGACAAGATTAAAGATTTTGAAGCAGTATTTTGGGACCCCTCCATAGAAATGCCTTAA
- a CDS encoding Hsp20/alpha crystallin family protein, which yields MGIVKYNKSRVPGFTNVLEDFFGRDVSDFLGTSADVVPAVNVKEEDKGFQVDVAAPGMEKGDFKVNIDNDTLTISAEKEVNEEETNEKYSRKEFSYSSFSRSFVLPKTADKNKIEAKYENGILALFIPKIAEKDIKNIKSIEIK from the coding sequence ATGGGAATTGTTAAATATAATAAATCCAGGGTTCCAGGTTTCACTAACGTATTGGAAGACTTTTTCGGAAGAGATGTCTCTGATTTTCTCGGCACTTCTGCTGATGTTGTACCAGCTGTAAATGTGAAAGAGGAAGATAAAGGATTTCAAGTGGATGTGGCTGCACCTGGTATGGAAAAGGGTGATTTTAAGGTTAATATCGACAATGATACTTTAACCATTTCTGCTGAAAAAGAGGTAAATGAAGAGGAAACAAATGAAAAATATAGTCGAAAAGAATTTAGCTATTCAAGTTTTTCAAGATCTTTTGTACTACCTAAAACAGCGGATAAAAATAAGATAGAAGCAAAATATGAAAATGGAATTTTAGCATTATTTATTCCTAAAATAGCCGAAAAGGATATTAAAAATATTAAATCTATCGAAATTAAGTAA